One stretch of Candidatus Brocadiaceae bacterium DNA includes these proteins:
- a CDS encoding Fic family protein codes for MKPFIPDVLPLQNIDWVRFITLIGKANAELARYDGVLQGIINPQVLLSPLTTNEAVLSSQIEGTQASLIEVLEFEASAQAFIQTEKEKDIQEIINYRKAIDMALDWLIKKPITLNLIKEIHGLLLDSVRGKDKGRGRFRSIQNWIGKPGTPIEQAYYVPPEPMRLMEFLSNFEKYIHLEEKDALVQLAIIHAQFEIIHPFVDGNGRVGRILIPLVLYEKKVLSTPMFYISEYLEANREEYYERLKAITQNKRWEEWIEFFLRAIVEQAKINSNKAREILELYEMKKERIQAITRSQYAIKILDTLFARPVFSTTDFIDRSGIPKASAMRFIKLLENEGVVSVLRKGGGRKACIYIFNKLLQIVE; via the coding sequence ATGAAACCGTTTATTCCAGATGTCTTGCCATTGCAAAACATTGATTGGGTCAGATTTATAACTCTCATTGGAAAGGCAAACGCTGAACTAGCGCGTTACGACGGGGTATTACAGGGAATTATCAACCCACAAGTTCTCTTATCGCCCCTTACCACGAATGAGGCCGTGCTTTCTTCACAAATTGAAGGGACACAGGCCAGCCTTATAGAGGTTCTTGAATTCGAAGCTTCTGCTCAAGCATTTATACAGACGGAAAAAGAAAAGGATATCCAGGAAATAATAAATTATCGCAAGGCTATTGATATGGCTCTTGACTGGCTTATTAAAAAACCAATCACATTAAATTTGATAAAAGAAATACACGGTCTGCTGTTAGATAGTGTTAGGGGCAAAGATAAGGGAAGGGGTAGATTTAGAAGCATTCAAAACTGGATTGGTAAACCTGGAACACCTATAGAACAGGCTTATTACGTGCCACCAGAACCCATGCGCTTAATGGAGTTCTTATCTAATTTTGAGAAGTATATACATCTTGAAGAAAAGGATGCGTTGGTACAACTTGCCATTATTCATGCTCAATTTGAAATAATTCATCCTTTTGTGGATGGAAATGGAAGGGTTGGAAGGATACTGATTCCATTAGTATTATACGAAAAGAAGGTGCTTAGTACTCCTATGTTTTATATAAGTGAATACCTTGAGGCGAATAGAGAAGAATATTATGAAAGGTTAAAAGCTATTACTCAAAACAAAAGATGGGAAGAATGGATAGAGTTCTTTTTACGCGCTATAGTTGAACAGGCAAAAATAAACAGTAATAAGGCAAGAGAGATATTGGAATTATATGAAATGAAAAAAGAGAGAATCCAAGCCATTACCCGGTCTCAATATGCTATTAAAATCCTTGATACACTTTTTGCCAGGCCAGTCTTTAGCACCACTGATTTTATTGATAGATCAGGTATTCCTAAGGCAAGTGCAATGCGTTTTATAAAATTGCTTGAAAATGAAGGCGTGGTTTCGGTTTTGCGTAAAGGAGGCGGAAGAAAAGCCTGTATATATATTTTTAATAAATTACTCCAAATTGTGGAATAA
- a CDS encoding DEAD/DEAH box helicase family protein has product MAKKQRKRQRQAVFRFGKSLVLFQYILNLFEAGALGDLCEGMKASQLEGFDEDNVSRFHNHLVNKLFERQALPNDMLLQYDQNIVSHTLRISRKREGFRWKYFQYMALLFTEIYLDKYFQSSENFMKNLNDFVTQFNINKEPEEHVTLYTPEDLNKIAFWQATGSGKTLIMHVNILQYQHYLKKYGRQDEVNRTILLTPNEGLSEQHRREFLLSGLDAELFNKDAMGLFRSNAIEIIDVHKLKEESGEKTVGVDCFEGNNLVLVDEGHRGAGGEEWMDKRNRLCEDGFSFEYSATFGQAMKASGKKDMLQQYAKCIVFDYSYKYFYRDGYGKEYSILNLAEDRYEEQRNLYLTACLLSFYQQLLIYDDHEREFSPFLLEEPLWVFVGSKVNAVRTEGKKKVSDVVDILLFLNSFLKHAGQSIEYIDRLLTGTSQLNDTKGRDLFAGRFTYLIEKGMDIQDVYADVRRLVFNCASPEAQMHLDNLKGVQGEIGVRLGDNEYFGVINVGDDRDLIKLCEQNGLLASDKDFSDSLFQQLSERHSPVKILIGSKKFTEGWNSWRVSTMGLMNMGKSEGAEIIQLFGRGVRLKGYDMSLKRSSYIKTMKVPNHIGTVETLNVFGVKADYMRQFREYLEEEGVKGKDDYEEIVIPAISNLGTRKLKYLQLKEGVDFKKHGSRPTLGEPDEYLLERPITVDWYPKIEAIQSRLARSTATATLHEGKLRDEQLAFIDYEKVYFELQKYKNERTYYNLNIQKELLPVLLRRTDWYILYIPEEELVFHSFEQVQLWQDIVITMLKKYCDHFYHAKKLDYEKDKMEYKYLDEVEAALEAQKKKGNIIDEYTFLVEKSREDIILKLNELKQKIKRHDFSDFEFRSLRSFTFDQHLYKPLIYIKDSEIKVVPVALNEGENQFVVDLKKYYEGNTDYFQDKELYLLRNLGRGRGVGFFQAHNFYPDFIMWIVFAGKQYISFIDPHGIRHAKGLDDRKIRFHEEIKTLENQIGDRDVILNSFIISVTEFRQISWWEKRLKKEELEANHVVFQEGDDLNYINKIYNILCVK; this is encoded by the coding sequence ATGGCTAAAAAACAACGAAAGAGACAGAGGCAGGCAGTTTTCAGGTTCGGGAAATCTCTTGTCCTTTTTCAATACATCCTGAACCTTTTTGAAGCAGGCGCTCTTGGTGATTTGTGTGAGGGCATGAAGGCATCCCAGTTGGAAGGGTTTGACGAGGACAACGTGTCTCGTTTCCATAACCATCTGGTGAATAAGCTTTTTGAACGGCAGGCTCTGCCTAATGATATGCTTCTGCAATACGATCAAAATATCGTAAGCCACACACTGCGCATTTCCAGAAAACGCGAAGGGTTTCGCTGGAAATACTTCCAGTATATGGCGCTCCTTTTTACGGAAATTTATCTGGATAAATATTTTCAGAGTTCTGAGAATTTTATGAAGAACTTGAACGATTTTGTTACGCAATTTAACATAAATAAAGAACCTGAAGAACATGTAACACTATATACACCAGAAGACCTGAATAAAATAGCCTTCTGGCAGGCTACGGGTTCCGGCAAGACGTTGATTATGCACGTCAATATACTCCAGTACCAACATTATCTAAAGAAATACGGCAGACAGGACGAGGTGAACAGAACCATTCTCTTAACTCCAAATGAAGGACTTTCAGAGCAGCACAGGAGGGAATTTTTGTTGTCGGGCCTGGACGCAGAGCTTTTTAATAAAGACGCAATGGGACTCTTTCGCAGCAATGCCATTGAAATTATTGATGTGCATAAACTCAAGGAAGAATCAGGGGAAAAGACGGTGGGTGTGGATTGTTTTGAAGGGAATAATCTGGTGCTTGTTGATGAAGGACATCGTGGCGCAGGCGGAGAAGAATGGATGGATAAGCGGAATCGCTTGTGTGAAGACGGGTTTTCCTTTGAGTATTCGGCTACCTTTGGTCAGGCAATGAAGGCGTCTGGCAAGAAAGACATGCTCCAGCAGTATGCGAAATGCATTGTATTTGATTATTCCTATAAATATTTTTATCGGGATGGTTATGGCAAGGAATATTCTATCCTAAATCTTGCGGAAGACCGTTACGAAGAACAAAGAAACCTCTATCTTACTGCCTGCCTGTTAAGCTTTTATCAACAACTACTCATATACGATGACCACGAAAGAGAATTTTCCCCATTTTTATTGGAAGAACCCTTATGGGTGTTTGTGGGAAGTAAGGTAAATGCCGTTCGTACTGAGGGGAAAAAGAAGGTATCAGATGTTGTCGATATTTTACTATTTTTAAATAGTTTCCTGAAGCATGCAGGCCAATCGATTGAGTATATTGATAGACTTTTAACAGGCACATCCCAACTCAACGATACCAAGGGAAGAGACCTTTTTGCGGGGCGTTTTACCTATTTGATTGAAAAAGGGATGGACATTCAGGATGTATACGCAGATGTTAGAAGGTTGGTGTTTAATTGTGCCTCTCCTGAAGCGCAGATGCATCTGGATAATTTAAAGGGTGTTCAGGGTGAAATTGGTGTAAGACTAGGAGATAATGAGTATTTTGGGGTCATTAATGTTGGTGATGACCGTGATCTGATAAAGCTTTGTGAACAGAATGGCCTTTTGGCCTCGGATAAGGATTTTTCCGATTCGCTATTTCAGCAGCTTTCGGAAAGGCATTCTCCGGTAAAAATACTCATTGGGTCAAAGAAATTTACCGAGGGGTGGAATAGCTGGCGTGTAAGCACTATGGGGCTTATGAACATGGGCAAGTCAGAAGGGGCGGAAATTATTCAACTGTTTGGCCGGGGTGTCCGATTAAAGGGATACGATATGAGTTTAAAGCGAAGCTCCTATATAAAAACAATGAAAGTACCAAATCACATCGGAACCGTTGAGACATTGAATGTGTTTGGCGTTAAGGCTGATTATATGCGTCAATTCAGGGAATATTTAGAAGAAGAAGGGGTAAAAGGAAAGGATGATTACGAAGAGATTGTGATACCTGCGATTTCCAACCTGGGCACAAGGAAATTGAAATATCTTCAATTGAAGGAAGGGGTTGATTTTAAAAAGCATGGCTCAAGGCCGACACTGGGAGAACCTGACGAGTATTTGCTTGAACGTCCGATAACTGTTGATTGGTATCCTAAAATAGAAGCAATTCAGAGTCGTTTGGCACGATCTACAGCAACAGCAACACTTCACGAAGGAAAGCTGCGAGATGAGCAACTTGCCTTTATCGATTATGAGAAGGTCTACTTTGAATTACAAAAATATAAGAACGAGCGTACTTACTATAATTTAAATATACAAAAAGAACTCCTGCCCGTTTTACTAAGACGGACGGATTGGTATATCCTCTATATTCCGGAAGAGGAGCTTGTATTTCATTCGTTTGAGCAGGTGCAATTATGGCAAGACATAGTAATAACCATGCTGAAGAAATATTGTGATCATTTTTATCATGCGAAAAAGCTGGATTATGAAAAAGACAAGATGGAATACAAGTATCTGGATGAAGTCGAGGCTGCATTAGAGGCACAAAAGAAAAAAGGTAACATAATTGATGAATACACATTCCTTGTTGAAAAATCCCGCGAAGACATCATTCTAAAACTAAATGAATTAAAGCAGAAAATTAAGCGCCATGACTTCAGCGATTTTGAATTCAGGTCTCTCCGTTCATTTACATTTGATCAGCATTTATACAAACCGCTGATTTACATAAAAGATAGTGAAATAAAAGTGGTACCAGTTGCATTAAATGAAGGGGAAAATCAATTTGTCGTTGATTTAAAGAAATATTATGAAGGTAATACCGACTATTTTCAGGATAAAGAATTGTATTTACTACGAAATCTGGGAAGAGGCCGGGGTGTTGGATTTTTCCAGGCACATAATTTTTATCCGGATTTTATTATGTGGATAGTGTTTGCCGGAAAGCAGTACATAAGCTTTATTGATCCGCATGGTATCCGTCATGCCAAAGGATTAGATGATAGAAAGATACGCTTTCATGAAGAGATTAAAACCTTAGAAAATCAAATTGGTGATAGAGATGTTATTTTGAATTCATTTATAATTTCTGTTACCGAATTTCGTCAGATAAGTTGGTGGGAAAAGCGATTGAAAAAGGAAGAATTAGAAGCAAATCATGTGGTTTTCCAAGAAGGCGATGATTTGAACTATATAAACAAAATATATAATATTTTATGCGTTAAGTAA
- a CDS encoding DUF433 domain-containing protein: MKFDRITFDPKIMGGRACIRGMRIPISVIVGQVAHGATVEEILADYPDLEAEDIRQALEYAAWLTQEEVFTA; encoded by the coding sequence ATGAAGTTTGACAGAATTACGTTTGATCCTAAAATAATGGGTGGAAGGGCCTGCATTAGGGGAATGCGCATTCCGATATCCGTAATTGTTGGTCAGGTAGCTCACGGCGCCACCGTAGAAGAAATTCTTGCTGATTATCCGGACCTTGAGGCAGAGGATATCCGTCAGGCGCTTGAATATGCAGCATGGCTTACCCAAGAAGAAGTTTTTACGGCATAG
- a CDS encoding DUF5615 family PIN-like protein: MKFLADMGVALRIVQWLREKGHDAIHLREQNLHRLPDIEIFEKAYAENRIILTFDLDFGEILALSGGKQVSVILFRLHNTRTLHVIDRLKKVLTDASTALEEGAIIVVEESRHRIRRFKYNK, translated from the coding sequence ATGAAATTCCTTGCAGATATGGGAGTGGCTCTAAGGATTGTTCAATGGCTGCGAGAAAAAGGTCATGATGCAATTCATCTGAGAGAGCAAAATCTTCATCGCTTGCCAGATATTGAAATCTTTGAGAAGGCTTATGCAGAAAACCGAATAATTTTAACCTTCGATCTTGATTTTGGAGAAATTCTTGCGCTCTCAGGCGGAAAACAGGTCAGTGTAATATTGTTCAGGCTCCACAATACACGTACGTTGCATGTTATAGATCGTCTCAAAAAAGTTTTAACCGATGCAAGCACTGCTCTGGAAGAAGGAGCTATTATTGTTGTGGAAGAATCACGACATAGAATCCGACGTTTTAAATATAATAAATAA
- a CDS encoding type II toxin-antitoxin system HicB family antitoxin — protein sequence MVLFLGDDNYWVTECPSLPGCISQGKTKEEAIQNITKAIQGYIDALKEDDLPAPEDRFDTFVVAV from the coding sequence GTGGTATTGTTTTTAGGTGATGATAACTATTGGGTCACGGAATGTCCCAGTCTGCCAGGTTGCATCAGTCAGGGAAAAACGAAGGAGGAAGCCATTCAGAATATTACAAAAGCAATACAGGGGTATATTGATGCTTTGAAGGAGGATGACCTGCCTGCCCCTGAAGACCGGTTTGATACGTTCGTGGTGGCCGTATGA
- a CDS encoding type II toxin-antitoxin system MqsA family antitoxin, with the protein MKTNIPPTACPLCGGKKQAGKTTFTVDLGFGVVVVREVPATVCSLCGADWIDDAVADKLEKIVEDARKKHNLVEVTTLAR; encoded by the coding sequence ATGAAAACGAATATACCTCCTACTGCTTGCCCTCTTTGTGGTGGAAAAAAACAGGCAGGTAAAACCACTTTTACGGTAGATCTTGGTTTTGGCGTAGTTGTCGTTAGGGAAGTACCTGCAACAGTGTGTTCTCTCTGTGGTGCAGATTGGATTGATGATGCTGTTGCAGACAAACTGGAAAAAATTGTTGAAGATGCCAGAAAGAAACATAATCTGGTAGAAGTTACTACATTAGCCAGATAA
- a CDS encoding DUF4258 domain-containing protein, translating to MKRDLLQDAVRKGRIEWQRHTLERMMERNISRETVRDVLLEGEIVENYPDDKPYPSALFLGWVKTNLFM from the coding sequence ATGAAACGTGATTTATTACAAGACGCTGTAAGAAAAGGACGTATTGAATGGCAAAGACATACTCTTGAAAGGATGATGGAAAGGAATATATCAAGGGAAACAGTCCGAGATGTTTTACTGGAAGGAGAAATAGTCGAGAATTACCCTGATGATAAACCATATCCAAGTGCATTATTCTTGGGATGGGTAAAAACCAACCTTTTCATGTAG
- a CDS encoding type II toxin-antitoxin system Phd/YefM family antitoxin codes for MTDINATEARREFFDIIKNTIKKHQIYHIHHRDGDVVLMSEDEYESLQETLTLLSIPGFRESIAKSVKQIEKGETFSIDEVFPD; via the coding sequence ATGACTGATATAAATGCAACAGAAGCGAGAAGGGAATTTTTTGATATCATCAAAAATACCATAAAGAAGCATCAGATATATCATATTCATCATCGTGATGGTGATGTAGTATTAATGTCTGAAGACGAATATGAAAGTCTTCAAGAAACATTAACACTTCTTTCCATTCCGGGATTTAGAGAAAGTATTGCCAAATCGGTCAAACAAATTGAAAAGGGTGAAACCTTTTCAATTGATGAGGTATTTCCGGACTAA
- a CDS encoding type II toxin-antitoxin system YoeB family toxin has product MPYEIRFTKEAIKDINKLSSKLKKKSKEIAINQITEELYRGKKLIGDLSGFFSIRLSYKDRIIYSINEKDHTVFIHRAKIHYGD; this is encoded by the coding sequence ATGCCATACGAAATAAGGTTTACGAAAGAAGCAATCAAAGATATCAATAAACTTTCCTCCAAACTCAAGAAAAAGTCAAAAGAAATAGCCATAAACCAGATTACAGAAGAACTATACCGCGGAAAAAAACTTATTGGTGACTTGTCAGGTTTCTTTTCAATAAGACTTTCTTACAAGGATAGAATCATTTACAGCATTAATGAGAAAGATCATACTGTTTTTATTCATCGTGCTAAAATACATTATGGTGATTGA